The following are encoded together in the Peromyscus leucopus breed LL Stock chromosome 1, UCI_PerLeu_2.1, whole genome shotgun sequence genome:
- the Rab3il1 gene encoding LOW QUALITY PROTEIN: guanine nucleotide exchange factor for Rab-3A (The sequence of the model RefSeq protein was modified relative to this genomic sequence to represent the inferred CDS: deleted 2 bases in 1 codon), with amino-acid sequence MEASEEPKQCPARGSCPVFLALSSGVVRYAPSGLSPVPERNLREEPWDANSPPQPDEGLPTGPSAVSVPWKNLGPSKGHRESPGGLVEASASRKEAQAEEHSAAAPLDVSRLRSSSMEIREKGSEFLKEELYKAQKELKLKDEECERLCKVRAQLEQELEELTASLFQEAHKMVREANMKQAASEKQLKEAWGKIDMLQAEVTALKTLVITSTPASPNRELHPQLLSPTKAGPRKGHSRHKSTSSSLCPVVCPTAGHIPTPDKEGKEVDTTLFSEFQAWRASPTLDKDCPFLERVYREDVGPCLDFTVQELSALVRAAVEDNTLTIEPVASQTLPAVKVPTVECHNTNTCALSGLARTCHHRIRLGDSESHYYISPSSRARITAVCNFFTYIRYIQQGLVRQDAEPMFWEIMRLRKGMSLAKLGFFPQEA; translated from the exons ATGGAAGCCTCTGAGGAGCCCAAGCAGTGCCCTGCCCGAGGATCATGCCCAGTGTTCTTGGCCCTGAGCTCAGGCGTTGTCCGCTATGCCCCATCAGGCTTGAGTCCTGTACCTGAGAGGAACTTGAGAGAGGAGCCCTGGGATGCAAACAG CCCACCCCAGCCAGACGAGGGCCTCCCTACCGGCCCCTCAGCGGTCTCAGTCCCCTGGAAAAACCTTGGCCCCAGCAAAGGTCATAGGGAGTCCCCAGGGGGCTTGGTGGAAGCCTCTGCTTCCCGGAAGGAGGCCCAAGCTGAAGAACACTCGGCAGCCGCCCCACTGGACGTATCGCGCCTGCGCAGCTCCTCCATGGAGATCCGGGAGAAGGGTTCAGAGTTCCTGAAGGAGGAGCTATACAAGGCCCAGAAG GAGCTGAAGCTGAAGGACGAGGAGTGTGAACGGCTTTGCAAGGTGCGTGcgcagctggagcaggagctggaggaacTCACAGCCAGCCTGTTCCAG GAAGCTCACAAGATGGTTCGGGAAGCCAACATGAAGCAGGCTGCGTCAGAAAAGCAGTTGAAGGAGGCCTGGGGCAAG ATTGACATGCTACAGGCAGAGGTGACAGCCTTGAAGACACTGGTCATCACGTCCACACCAGCCTCTCCCAACCGTGAGCTGCACCCACAGCTGCTGAGCCCCACCAAGGCCGGACCCCGAAAGGGCCACTCACGCCATAAGAGTACCAGCAGTTCCCTCTGCCCAGTTGTGTGTCCCACTGCAGGGCATATCCCCACCCCAGACAAAGAAGGCAAGGAG GTGGATACGACCCTCTTTTCAGAGTTCCAGGCTTGGAGGGCATCACCTACCCTGGATAAGGACTGCCCCTTCCTGGAAAGAGTGTACCGGGAGGATGTGGGCCCCTGCCTCGACTTCACAGTGCAGGAG CTCTCAGCTCTGGTGCGGGCTGCTGTGGAGGACAATACGCTCACCATCGAGCCTGTGGCTtcacagactctgcctgctgtGAAGGTG CCCACTGTTGAATGTCACAACACCAA CACATGTGCCCTGAGTGGACTGGCCCGTACCTGCCACCACCGAATCCGCCTTGGGGACTCTGAGAGTCATTATTACATCTCTCCATCATCCCGGGCCAGG ATCACGGCAGTATGCAACTTCTTCACCTACATTCGCTACATCCAGCAAGGCTTGGTTCGGCAGGATG CTGAGCCGATGTTCTGGGAGATCATGAGGCTTCGGAAGGGGATGTCACTAGCCAAGCTTGGCTTCTTCCCCCAGGAGGCCTAG